One stretch of Daphnia pulicaria isolate SC F1-1A chromosome 6, SC_F0-13Bv2, whole genome shotgun sequence DNA includes these proteins:
- the LOC124342754 gene encoding RISC-loading complex subunit tarbp2-like, which produces MKIYNLDEDTLLDETEGSTHAEGMEGAAKTPVSLLQELYVKKGINPKYDLIQIEGAIHEPTFKYRVSVGELVAMGSGQSKKKAKHAAAKAVLDKIWGGHCSTLLENIGGGTLRTVTSPYDDGIPGNPVGNLQELCISHRWAPPSYVLEGENGLPHEREFVITCVVENHQEIGVGKSKKLAKRQAAYRMQMKLKDTPIELPNQGGLEDEDEIAQRASLRCGGLKENQSSKSSHGIKITQFHRSLRKLAGEKIAALQEVALKDPCLDYFQLLREISAEQKFDATYVDIEEKTHSGRYQCLLTMSLTPIAVVCGSGSSYEEAQKEAAFSALHYLKLMTKKMAPPPSAQVPASSSTDPATDSANEETNSSR; this is translated from the exons atGAAGATATATAACCTAGATGAAGACACGTTACTGGACGAAACCGAGGGCAGTACACACGCTGAAGGCATGGAG GGTGCAGCGAAAACACCGGTCTCCTTGCTTCAGGAGCTGTACGTGAAGAAGGGCATCAACCCCAAGTATGATTTGATCCAAATCGAGGGGGCCATCCATGAGCCTACATTCAAATATCGGGTTTCTGTTGGGGAACTAGTTG CCATGGGATCTGGGCAGTCCaagaaaaaagccaagcatgCTGCAGCTAAAGCGGTTTTGGACAAAATCTGGGGTGGTCATTGCTCTACATTGCTGGAAAATATTGGTGGTGGCAC GTTGAGAACAGTAACTTCACCCTATG ATGATGGTATTCCGGGCAATCCAGTAGGCAACCTACAAGAACTGTGCATATCTCACAGATGGGCGCCTCCGAGTTACGTGCTGGAAGGCGAAAATGGCCTGCCACACGAAAGGGAATTTGTCATCACTTGTGTCGTGGAGAACCACCAGGAAATTGGAGTGGGCAAGTCGAAGAAATTGGCAAAGAGACAAGCGGCCTATCGAATGCAGATGAAACTCAAAGATACGCCCATCGAGCTGCCCAACCAAGGCGGTCTCGAGGACGAGGATGAA ATTGCGCAAAGGGCTTCACTTAGGTGTGGAGGCTTAAAGGAAAACCAATCGAGCAAATCCTCTCACGGTATCAAAATAACGCAGTTCCACCGAAGCCTCAGAAAACTCGCCGGAGAAAAGATCGCAGCCTTACAA GAAGTGGCCTTGAAGGATCCTTGTTTAGATTACTTCCAATTGCTGCGCGAGATATCGGCGGAGCAAAAGTTCGACGCCACCTACGTGGACATTGAGGAAAAGACGCATTCGGGTCGATACCAGTGTCTTTTGACCATGTCGCTCACGCCGATCGCCGTCGTTTGCGGCAGCGGCTCGTCCTACGAAGAAGCTCAAAAAGAAGCCGCCTTCAGTGCGCTGCACTATCTCAAGCTGATGACGAAGAAGATGGCACCACCGCCATCAGCACAAGtcccggccagcagcagcaccgatCCCGCCACCGACTCGGCCAATGAAGAAACGAATAGTAGTCGGTAG
- the LOC124342607 gene encoding chondroitin sulfate glucuronyltransferase-like, translating to MLSLRMVDRLLACRPFTPVLIGICVGISISLIVTNAGNDSGCMEKSSAFFGDIFDKSHSVESLFTDDSKIAQDENTEDLSDYDPRINLAGKPHSAKKEPQTLIRPRYLSTELGIKEKNFVAVLSSIKQIPTLGLAINETLAHHVNRLAFFVEVVGNDKLDVKTLPIVGFKDSQQGLLTLHTLKYLADKLAVGYSYFFLIKDTTYVDGRKLDNLTKHISITENVYMGLPGTHPTSNPSVCSLDSGILISSSVLLAISPLLETCTEDFAFNSDDEKIGLCIFKALNLTCQSQVQGQTFSTFNLDAHISDVRQLEKIWESQPALSNALTFFHARETSYFFMLNKQTCEVALRNIKNSIRDLESSIFRLAPDAPGGLEAVTWPVGYSPPSKQDTRFSVLHWKYFNETHVFFDTENSVVKPLSGPNLEDIQEVISAAVKSVLKESPELNYLRVVSSYKRFDPTRGMDYRLHLLFKDPVKGKITVRMEGCRPITHVDTVPMPYVTESSVVHIVLVLREDDEIAPAERFISFFAKNMMAKSDKSELTLVLLNRDAGNFKSLAQTLNAQYKKQGSKISILSSKISSLNRSGMDFIAVDLISSKVEPGTLIFLCNPFTEIYPDVLNRVRINTISGWQLFSPIPFAEYNPEVSFPGLSKTEALNISTNQGFYDVHETQHISFYMADYLNARKTFEMEQPLVKSDRDLQGEFSSPHESILAMFTRMRQLHILRAVEPHLRIRYHERKCETRRCRESFLLSQGTRSQLAQFALDRESPALTE from the exons ATGTTGTCATTGAGAATGGTCGATCGCTTACTTGCTTGCAGACCATTTACACCTGTACTTATTGGCATTTGCGTAGGTATTTCTATTAGTTTGATTGTAACCAATGCCGGTAACGACAGTGGTTGCATGGAAAAGAGCTCTGCTTTCTTTGGAGATATTTTTGATAAAAGTCACAGCGTCGAGTCCTTGTTCACAGATGACAGCAAAATTGCACAAGATGAAAACACTGAAGACTTGAGCGATTATGACCCTAGAATCAACCTGGCTGGGAAGCCTCATTCTGCCAAAAAAGAGCCTCAGACCCTAATTAGACCCAGATATTTATCTACAGAATTGGgaatcaaagagaaaaattttgttgcaGTTTTAAGCTCAATCAAACAAATCCCAACTTTAGGACTTGCAATTAACGAAACCTTAGCTCATCATGTGAACCGCTTAGCCTTCTTTGTTGAAGTTGTTGGAAATGATAAACTTGATGTCAAAACTCTTCCTATTGTTGGATTTAAAGATAGCCAACAAGGTCTTCTGACCCTTCAcactttaaaatatttagctgACAAATTGGCTGTTGGATACAGTTACTTTTTCTTGATCAAAGACACCACTTATGTTGATGGAAGGAAGCTAGATAACTTGACAAAACACATTAGTATTACTGAAAATGTTTATATGGGATTGCCTGGAACACATCCAACGTCTAATCCGTCTGTGTGCTCTTTGG ACAGTGGTATACTTATAAGCAGCTCGGTCCTTTTGGCGATATCTCCGCTGCTGGAGACTTGCACAGAAGATTTTGCATTTAACTCGGACGATGAAAAAATTGGACTTTGCATTTTCAAAGCCTTGAATCTCACATGTCAATCACAAGTTCAA ggCCAAACCTTTTCTACATTTAATCTCGATGCCCATATTAGTGACGTCCGGCAGCTGGAGAAAATCTGGGAATCTCAACCGGCATTGTCTAATGcgttgacattttttcacgcACGAGAGACTTCATACTTTTTCATGCTTAACAAACAAACCTGCGAG GTAGCTCTacgaaatattaaaaactcGATTCGGGACCTTGAATCTTCGATTTTCCGCTTGGCACCGGATGCTCCTGGTGGACTGGAGGCGGTTACATGGCCTGTTGGATATTCTCCTCCTTCGAAACAAGACACTCGTTTTAGCGTTTTAcactggaaatatttcaacgaGACTCATGTCTTTTTTGACACGGAAAACAGCGTCGTCAAACCGTTGAGTGGTCCAAACTTGGAAGATATTCAA GAGGTTATAAGTGCAGCTGTTAAAAGTGTTTTGAAGGAGAGCCCAGAACTTAACTACTTGCGAGTAGTGAGCAGTTACAAGCGTTTCGATCCTACTCGAGGAATGGACTACCGATTGCATCTTCTTTTTAAAGATCCAGTCAAAGGGAAAATTACCGTTAG AATGGAAGGTTGTAGGCCTATTACTCACGTGGATACGGTGCCAATGCCGTACGTCACCGAATCATCGGTGGTCCATATCGTTCTCGTTTTGAGGGAGGACGACGAAATCGCTCCCGCCGAAAGGTTCATCTCTTTCTTTGCCAAAAACATGATGGCTAAATCTGATAAATCAGAACTGACTTTGGTGCTCCTCAACCGAGACGCTGGCAATTTCAAATCACTTGCGCAGACCCTCAATGCGCAATACAAAAAACAGGGCTCCAAGATCAGCATCCTCTCGTCCAAAATTTCCAGTTTGAACCGGTCGGGAATGGACTTTATCGCAGTTGACCTGATTAGCAGCAAAGTGGAACCTGGGACGCTCATCTTCTTATGCAATCCGTTTACTGAAATTTACCCGGATGTATTGAATCGCGTACGGATCAATACCATCTCTGGCTGGCAGCTATTTAGCCCCATTCCATTCGCAGAGTACAACCCTGAGGTATCGTTCCCTGGCTTATCGAAAACTGAAGCACTCAACATTTCAACGAACCAAGGCTTTTACGACGTTCACGAGACACAACACATCAGTTTCTACATGGCAGACTACTTAAACG CGCGGAAAACTTTTGAGATGGAACAACCGCTGGTGAAATCTGATCGTGACCTTCAAGGAGAGTTTAGTTCACCCCATGAATCGATTTTAGCCATGTTCACTCGGATGCGTCAGCTGCACATTCTACGAGCTGTAGAACCCCATTTGCGAATTCGCTATCACGAACGAAAATGCGAGACTAGACGATGCCGAGAGAGTTTCCTGTTGTCCCAAGGAACAAGATCTCAGCTT